Proteins from one Juglans microcarpa x Juglans regia isolate MS1-56 chromosome 1S, Jm3101_v1.0, whole genome shotgun sequence genomic window:
- the LOC121247754 gene encoding 60S ribosomal protein L37-3, with protein sequence MGKGTGSFGKRRNKTHTLCVRCGRRSFHLQKSRCSACAYPAARKRTYNWSVKAIRRKTTGTGRMRYLRHVPRRFKSGFREGTQAAPRKKGSAPTA encoded by the exons ATG ggAAAGGGAACGGGGAGCTTTGGAAAGAGGAGGAACAAGACCCACACCCTGTGCGTGAGGTGTGGCCGCCGCAGCTTCCATCTTCAGAAGAGTCGCTGCTCCGCCTGTGCCTACCCTGCCGCCCGCAAGAGGACAT ATAACTGGAGTGTGAAGGCAATCCGAAGGAAGACTACTGGAACTGGAAGAATGAGGTACCTCCGCCATGTGCCCCGCAGATTCAAGAGCGGCTTCAGAGAGG GTACTCAAGCGGCACCAAGGAAGAAGGGATCAGCTCCTACTGCTTAA
- the LOC121247753 gene encoding uncharacterized protein LOC121247753, which translates to MLLRETIRKTKILFCKTLQKFKSLFFDRYQKLPKLPSFNPLTRGSRNRKDHQKDQFYMSFFDELEANLDRVKESCSSSIMASKEPRKGTEDARSGNFVKLAKQSPAAKSKQQEKEKKTNKERFQIGKREESCSKKTNGGEGHGLTAQKMKDLEMMEAGDVEQVLDVEEVLHYYSRLTSPVYLDLVDKFFMDIYSQQFEEESFNIRF; encoded by the coding sequence ATGCTGCTTAGAGAAACCATTCGCAAAACCAAGATCCTCTTTTGCAAAACTCTCCAAAAATTCAAGTCTTTATTCTTTGACAGATATCAAAAGCTTCCCAAGCTCCCTTCCTTCAATCCCTTGACTCGTGGCAGCCGCAACCGAAAAGATCATCAGAAAGATCAATTCTACATGAGTTTCTTTGATGAATTGGAGGCCAATCTAGACAGGGTGAAGGAGAGTTGCAGCAGTAGTATAATGGCTTCAAAAGAACCCAGGAAGGGTACTGAAGATGCACGTAGTGGAAACTTCGTGAAGTTGGCAAAGCAAAGTCCAGCTGCCAAGAGCAAACAGcaggaaaaagagaagaaaaccaATAAAGAACGTTTCCAAATAGGCAAGAGGGAAGAGTCATGCTCGAAGAAAACGAATGGAGGAGAAGGCCATGGATTAACAGCACAAAAGATGAAAGATTTGGAGATGATGGAGGCAGGAGATGTAGAACAAGTGCTGGACGTAGAAGAGGTGCTCCACTACTATTCTCGCCTCACAAGTCCTGTTTATCTAGACCTTGTCGACAAGTTCTTCATGGACATTTACTCTCAGCAATTCGAAGAGGAGAGCTTCAATATTAGGTTCTAG
- the LOC121247755 gene encoding kinesin-like protein KIN-13B isoform X2, translated as MNGVGRQGQRSGAAGVHHQRQYSDNFLETSSNGSWLQSAGLQHLNSSSPSVPPLQDYGPYGGTGGGGQESRMYRNGQSGFAGANEFYLEPSTPTGNSRSRKTGENSPSEFSPGLLDLHSFDTELLPEVPISGLYDGTSMYHPVRGRSFDDSVPYISNNKQTGRTRVLPENNVMKTFSADKEKSSSVAKIKVVVRKRPLNKKELAKNEEDIIETHSNSLTVYETKLKVDLTEYVEKHEFCFDAVLNEEVSNDEVYRETVEPIVPIIFQRTKATCFAYGQTGSGKTYTMKPLPLKASRDILRLMHHTYRNQGFQLLVSFFEIYGGKLFDLLNDRKKLCIREDGRQQVCIVGLQEYSVSDVETIKELIEKGSATRSTGTTGANEESSRSHAILQLSIKRSVDGSESKPPRVVGKLSFIDLAGSERGADTTENDKQTRIEGAEINKSLLALKECIRALDNDQNHIPFRGSKLTEVLRDSFVGDSRTVMISCISPSSGSCEHTLNTLRYADRVKSLSKGNNPKKDISSSTFNLKESTAVPLSSVPASNFEDDVSDSSPEQTERDDFDEPEGCYQQGKPLWKKNGKLDPYILSTSEDKLRKPNGQTKWKDLPKFESKNAHSDDDLNALLREEEDLVNAHRKQVEDTMNIVREEMNLLVEADQPGNQLDDYISRLNSILTQKAAGILQLQNRLAHFQKRLKEHNVLVSTCGY; from the exons ATGAACGGGGTGGGGAGGCAGGGGCAGAGATCTGGTGCGGCTGGGGTGCACCACCAACGTCAGTACTCGGACAACTTTCTGGAGACTTCCTCCAATGGCAGCTGGCTCCAATCTGCTGGTCTTCAGCACCTCAATTCCTCCAGCCCTTCTGTTCCTCCTCTTCAG GACTATGGGCCATATGGTGGTACCGGTGGAGGCGGGCAGGAGTCGAGGATGTATAGGAATGGGCAGAGTGGATTCGCCGGTGCAAATGAGTTTTACTTGGAGCCTTCAACGCCTACGGGTAATTCTCGGTCGAGGAAGACTGGCGAAAACTCGCCAAGTGAGTTCAGTCCTGGACTCTTGGATCTGCATTCTTTCGATACCGAGCTTCTTCCAGAG GTGCCAATCTCTGGTCTCTATGATGGTACTTCTATGTATCATCCTGTTCGTGGCAGGAGCTTTGATGACTCTGTTCCCTACATCTCAAACAACAAACAAACCGGCAGAACTCGCGTTTTGCCAGAAAACAATGTCATGAAAACCTTTTCTGCGGATAAAGAGAAATCCAGTTCTGTAGCAAAGATAAAAGTTGTG GTGCGCAAGAGACCGCTTAATAAGAAGGAATTAGCAAAGAATGAGGAAGACATTATAGAGACACATTCTAATTCTCTAACAGTTTATGAGACTAAACTTAAG GTTGACCTCACAGAATATGTGGAGAAGcatgaattttgttttgatgcTGTGCTGAATGAAGAGGTCTCAAACGATGAG gTGTATCGTGAGACAGTGGAACCCATAGTTCCAATAATTTTTCAACGCACAAAAGCAACTTGCTTCGCATATGGGCAAACAG GGAGTGGAAAAACTTATACAATGAAGCCATTACCCCTTAAAGCATCACGTGACATCTTGAGGTTGATGCATCATACTTACCGTAATCAAGGATTTCAGTTGCTTGTAAGCTTCTTTGAGATATATGGAGGGAAACTTTTTGATCTTCTCAATGATCGGAA AAAACTTTGCATAAGAGAGGATGGGAGGCAGCAAGTTTGCATTGTCGGTTTGCAAGAGTACAGCGTATCAGATGTGGAAACAATTAAGGAGCTCATTGAGAAAGGAAGTGCCACAAGAAGTACCGGAACAACTGGTGCAAATGAAGAATCCTCCCGTTCACATGCCATACTTCAGCTTTCTATAAAGAGGTCTGTTGATGGCAGTGAATCAAAACCACCTCGTGTTGTAGGAAAGCTCTCGTTTATAGATCTTGCTGGAAGTGAACGTGGTGCAGACACTACAGAAAATGACAAACAGACAAG AATAGAAGGTGCTGAGATCAATAAGAGCTTACTTGCACTGAAGGAATGCATTAGAGCTCTTGACAATGACCAGAATCATATTCCTTTCAGAGGTAGTAAATTAACAGAAGTGTTGAGGGATTCATTTGTTGGGGACTCGCGCACTGTGATGATATCATGCATATCACCAAGCTCAGGGTCATGTGAACATACTCTGAACACATTAAGATATGCTGACAG AGTGAAGAGTCTTTCGAAGGGAAACAATCCTAAGAAGGATATATCATCATCAACCTTCAATCTTAAGGAATCAACTGCTGTACCCTTGTCTTCAGTTCCTGCATCCAACTTTGAGGATGATGTATCTGACTCATCGCCTGAACAAACTGAAAGGGATGATTTTGATGAACCTGAAGGGTGCTATCAGCAAGGAAAACCTTTATGGAAGAAGAATGGGAAGCTAGATCCATACATTCTCTCTACTTCAGAGGACAAACTAAGGAAACCCAATGGTCAGACTAAATGGAAGGACCTGCCAAAATTTGAATCCAAGAACGCACATTCAGATGATGATCTGAATGCCCTCTTACGG GAGGAGGAAGATCTTGTAAATGCTCACCGAAAACAAGTGGAGGATACTATGAATATTGTTAGAGAG GAGATGAACCTGCTGGTTGAGGCTGACCAACCTGGGAATCAACTGGATGATTATATTTCTAGATTGAATTCCATTCTAACTCAAAAGGCTGCAGGCATCCTGCAATTACAAAACCGTTTGGCTCATTTTCAGAAGCGTTTGAAGGAGCATAATGTTTTAGTATCTACTTGTGGATACTAA
- the LOC121247755 gene encoding kinesin-like protein KIN-13B isoform X1: MNGVGRQGQRSGAAGVHHQRQYSDNFLETSSNGSWLQSAGLQHLNSSSPSVPPLQQDYGPYGGTGGGGQESRMYRNGQSGFAGANEFYLEPSTPTGNSRSRKTGENSPSEFSPGLLDLHSFDTELLPEVPISGLYDGTSMYHPVRGRSFDDSVPYISNNKQTGRTRVLPENNVMKTFSADKEKSSSVAKIKVVVRKRPLNKKELAKNEEDIIETHSNSLTVYETKLKVDLTEYVEKHEFCFDAVLNEEVSNDEVYRETVEPIVPIIFQRTKATCFAYGQTGSGKTYTMKPLPLKASRDILRLMHHTYRNQGFQLLVSFFEIYGGKLFDLLNDRKKLCIREDGRQQVCIVGLQEYSVSDVETIKELIEKGSATRSTGTTGANEESSRSHAILQLSIKRSVDGSESKPPRVVGKLSFIDLAGSERGADTTENDKQTRIEGAEINKSLLALKECIRALDNDQNHIPFRGSKLTEVLRDSFVGDSRTVMISCISPSSGSCEHTLNTLRYADRVKSLSKGNNPKKDISSSTFNLKESTAVPLSSVPASNFEDDVSDSSPEQTERDDFDEPEGCYQQGKPLWKKNGKLDPYILSTSEDKLRKPNGQTKWKDLPKFESKNAHSDDDLNALLREEEDLVNAHRKQVEDTMNIVREEMNLLVEADQPGNQLDDYISRLNSILTQKAAGILQLQNRLAHFQKRLKEHNVLVSTCGY, from the exons ATGAACGGGGTGGGGAGGCAGGGGCAGAGATCTGGTGCGGCTGGGGTGCACCACCAACGTCAGTACTCGGACAACTTTCTGGAGACTTCCTCCAATGGCAGCTGGCTCCAATCTGCTGGTCTTCAGCACCTCAATTCCTCCAGCCCTTCTGTTCCTCCTCTTCAG CAGGACTATGGGCCATATGGTGGTACCGGTGGAGGCGGGCAGGAGTCGAGGATGTATAGGAATGGGCAGAGTGGATTCGCCGGTGCAAATGAGTTTTACTTGGAGCCTTCAACGCCTACGGGTAATTCTCGGTCGAGGAAGACTGGCGAAAACTCGCCAAGTGAGTTCAGTCCTGGACTCTTGGATCTGCATTCTTTCGATACCGAGCTTCTTCCAGAG GTGCCAATCTCTGGTCTCTATGATGGTACTTCTATGTATCATCCTGTTCGTGGCAGGAGCTTTGATGACTCTGTTCCCTACATCTCAAACAACAAACAAACCGGCAGAACTCGCGTTTTGCCAGAAAACAATGTCATGAAAACCTTTTCTGCGGATAAAGAGAAATCCAGTTCTGTAGCAAAGATAAAAGTTGTG GTGCGCAAGAGACCGCTTAATAAGAAGGAATTAGCAAAGAATGAGGAAGACATTATAGAGACACATTCTAATTCTCTAACAGTTTATGAGACTAAACTTAAG GTTGACCTCACAGAATATGTGGAGAAGcatgaattttgttttgatgcTGTGCTGAATGAAGAGGTCTCAAACGATGAG gTGTATCGTGAGACAGTGGAACCCATAGTTCCAATAATTTTTCAACGCACAAAAGCAACTTGCTTCGCATATGGGCAAACAG GGAGTGGAAAAACTTATACAATGAAGCCATTACCCCTTAAAGCATCACGTGACATCTTGAGGTTGATGCATCATACTTACCGTAATCAAGGATTTCAGTTGCTTGTAAGCTTCTTTGAGATATATGGAGGGAAACTTTTTGATCTTCTCAATGATCGGAA AAAACTTTGCATAAGAGAGGATGGGAGGCAGCAAGTTTGCATTGTCGGTTTGCAAGAGTACAGCGTATCAGATGTGGAAACAATTAAGGAGCTCATTGAGAAAGGAAGTGCCACAAGAAGTACCGGAACAACTGGTGCAAATGAAGAATCCTCCCGTTCACATGCCATACTTCAGCTTTCTATAAAGAGGTCTGTTGATGGCAGTGAATCAAAACCACCTCGTGTTGTAGGAAAGCTCTCGTTTATAGATCTTGCTGGAAGTGAACGTGGTGCAGACACTACAGAAAATGACAAACAGACAAG AATAGAAGGTGCTGAGATCAATAAGAGCTTACTTGCACTGAAGGAATGCATTAGAGCTCTTGACAATGACCAGAATCATATTCCTTTCAGAGGTAGTAAATTAACAGAAGTGTTGAGGGATTCATTTGTTGGGGACTCGCGCACTGTGATGATATCATGCATATCACCAAGCTCAGGGTCATGTGAACATACTCTGAACACATTAAGATATGCTGACAG AGTGAAGAGTCTTTCGAAGGGAAACAATCCTAAGAAGGATATATCATCATCAACCTTCAATCTTAAGGAATCAACTGCTGTACCCTTGTCTTCAGTTCCTGCATCCAACTTTGAGGATGATGTATCTGACTCATCGCCTGAACAAACTGAAAGGGATGATTTTGATGAACCTGAAGGGTGCTATCAGCAAGGAAAACCTTTATGGAAGAAGAATGGGAAGCTAGATCCATACATTCTCTCTACTTCAGAGGACAAACTAAGGAAACCCAATGGTCAGACTAAATGGAAGGACCTGCCAAAATTTGAATCCAAGAACGCACATTCAGATGATGATCTGAATGCCCTCTTACGG GAGGAGGAAGATCTTGTAAATGCTCACCGAAAACAAGTGGAGGATACTATGAATATTGTTAGAGAG GAGATGAACCTGCTGGTTGAGGCTGACCAACCTGGGAATCAACTGGATGATTATATTTCTAGATTGAATTCCATTCTAACTCAAAAGGCTGCAGGCATCCTGCAATTACAAAACCGTTTGGCTCATTTTCAGAAGCGTTTGAAGGAGCATAATGTTTTAGTATCTACTTGTGGATACTAA
- the LOC121247755 gene encoding kinesin-like protein KIN-13B isoform X3 — MNGVGRQGQRSGAAGVHHQRQYSDNFLETSSNGSWLQSAGLQHLNSSSPSVPPLQQDYGPYGGTGGGGQESRMYRNGQSGFAGANEFYLEPSTPTGNSRSRKTGENSPSEFSPGLLDLHSFDTELLPEVPISGLYDGTSMYHPVRGRSFDDSVPYISNNKQTGRTRVLPENNVMKTFSADKEKSSSVAKIKVVVRKRPLNKKELAKNEEDIIETHSNSLTVYETKLKVDLTEYVEKHEFCFDAVLNEEVSNDEVYRETVEPIVPIIFQRTKATCFAYGQTGSGKTYTMKPLPLKASRDILRLMHHTYRNQGFQLLVSFFEIYGGKLFDLLNDRKKLCIREDGRQQVCIVGLQEYSVSDVETIKELIEKGSATRSTGTTGANEESSRSHAILQLSIKRSVDGSESKPPRVVGKLSFIDLAGSERGADTTENDKQTRIEGAEINKSLLALKECIRALDNDQNHIPFRGSKLTEVLRDSFVGDSRTVMISCISPSSGSCEHTLNTLRYADRVKSLSKGNNPKKDISSSTFNLKESTAVPLSSVPASNFEDDVSDSSPEQTERDDFDEPEGCYQQGKPLWKKNGKLDPYILSTSEDKLRKPNGQTKWKDLPKFESKNAHSDDDLNALLREEEDLVNAHRKQVEDTMNIVREVCDLVNSSFKILILVS; from the exons ATGAACGGGGTGGGGAGGCAGGGGCAGAGATCTGGTGCGGCTGGGGTGCACCACCAACGTCAGTACTCGGACAACTTTCTGGAGACTTCCTCCAATGGCAGCTGGCTCCAATCTGCTGGTCTTCAGCACCTCAATTCCTCCAGCCCTTCTGTTCCTCCTCTTCAG CAGGACTATGGGCCATATGGTGGTACCGGTGGAGGCGGGCAGGAGTCGAGGATGTATAGGAATGGGCAGAGTGGATTCGCCGGTGCAAATGAGTTTTACTTGGAGCCTTCAACGCCTACGGGTAATTCTCGGTCGAGGAAGACTGGCGAAAACTCGCCAAGTGAGTTCAGTCCTGGACTCTTGGATCTGCATTCTTTCGATACCGAGCTTCTTCCAGAG GTGCCAATCTCTGGTCTCTATGATGGTACTTCTATGTATCATCCTGTTCGTGGCAGGAGCTTTGATGACTCTGTTCCCTACATCTCAAACAACAAACAAACCGGCAGAACTCGCGTTTTGCCAGAAAACAATGTCATGAAAACCTTTTCTGCGGATAAAGAGAAATCCAGTTCTGTAGCAAAGATAAAAGTTGTG GTGCGCAAGAGACCGCTTAATAAGAAGGAATTAGCAAAGAATGAGGAAGACATTATAGAGACACATTCTAATTCTCTAACAGTTTATGAGACTAAACTTAAG GTTGACCTCACAGAATATGTGGAGAAGcatgaattttgttttgatgcTGTGCTGAATGAAGAGGTCTCAAACGATGAG gTGTATCGTGAGACAGTGGAACCCATAGTTCCAATAATTTTTCAACGCACAAAAGCAACTTGCTTCGCATATGGGCAAACAG GGAGTGGAAAAACTTATACAATGAAGCCATTACCCCTTAAAGCATCACGTGACATCTTGAGGTTGATGCATCATACTTACCGTAATCAAGGATTTCAGTTGCTTGTAAGCTTCTTTGAGATATATGGAGGGAAACTTTTTGATCTTCTCAATGATCGGAA AAAACTTTGCATAAGAGAGGATGGGAGGCAGCAAGTTTGCATTGTCGGTTTGCAAGAGTACAGCGTATCAGATGTGGAAACAATTAAGGAGCTCATTGAGAAAGGAAGTGCCACAAGAAGTACCGGAACAACTGGTGCAAATGAAGAATCCTCCCGTTCACATGCCATACTTCAGCTTTCTATAAAGAGGTCTGTTGATGGCAGTGAATCAAAACCACCTCGTGTTGTAGGAAAGCTCTCGTTTATAGATCTTGCTGGAAGTGAACGTGGTGCAGACACTACAGAAAATGACAAACAGACAAG AATAGAAGGTGCTGAGATCAATAAGAGCTTACTTGCACTGAAGGAATGCATTAGAGCTCTTGACAATGACCAGAATCATATTCCTTTCAGAGGTAGTAAATTAACAGAAGTGTTGAGGGATTCATTTGTTGGGGACTCGCGCACTGTGATGATATCATGCATATCACCAAGCTCAGGGTCATGTGAACATACTCTGAACACATTAAGATATGCTGACAG AGTGAAGAGTCTTTCGAAGGGAAACAATCCTAAGAAGGATATATCATCATCAACCTTCAATCTTAAGGAATCAACTGCTGTACCCTTGTCTTCAGTTCCTGCATCCAACTTTGAGGATGATGTATCTGACTCATCGCCTGAACAAACTGAAAGGGATGATTTTGATGAACCTGAAGGGTGCTATCAGCAAGGAAAACCTTTATGGAAGAAGAATGGGAAGCTAGATCCATACATTCTCTCTACTTCAGAGGACAAACTAAGGAAACCCAATGGTCAGACTAAATGGAAGGACCTGCCAAAATTTGAATCCAAGAACGCACATTCAGATGATGATCTGAATGCCCTCTTACGG GAGGAGGAAGATCTTGTAAATGCTCACCGAAAACAAGTGGAGGATACTATGAATATTGTTAGAGAGGTATGTGATTTGGTCAACTCATCCTTCAAGATTCTTATTTTAGTATCATGA